TTATttgataaaacatattttttctgtcaACAGATCGAAGCGTTGCATCATGGGAAGGCTCGTTCCCCCTGATggatgagaaggaggaggaggaggaggagctggatgatgaggaggaggatgaaggtgAAGAGAGGAAGAATAGTGAGAAGGAACAGAGCCCGGTGGTGAAGAGGAGTAGGAGAGAGGAGGCACTGCAAccccccaccacctcctctaaaccctcctcctctcttatcACATCAACCTCCAttacctcctctccctctgtctgcacCTCCTCCTTCACACCcatcacctcctctccctctgtctgcacCTCCTTCACACCTATCACCTCCTCTCCCCCTGTCTGCACCTCCTCCTTCACACCTatcacctcctctccctctgtctgcagCTCCTCCTTCACACCTatcacctcctctccctctgtctgcacCTCCTCCTTCAAACCTGTCACCTCCTCTACCTCTCCCACCATCTTCTCTtccatcacctcctccatctctccctctgtctgcgccctctcctcttcctctgctcctcctcggCCCAGTCCTCCTCCTGACCTCCCCGTCTGTGCCAAGAACATTTCTCTGACAGCAAGCGGACAGAAGGTCATCCTCTGGACCAGGTACACCTCCTGCTGCgtttcccctctccttcttctcctcctcaggtctcctctctcctcctctgtgagGAGCAGGAGAAGGAAAGTCTCTATTGaacctgttgttgtttttcagagaAGCGGACAGAGTCATCTTGACAACGTGTCAGCAGGAGGGAGCCAATCAGAACACGTTCCAGGCCATCTCTACTCTGCTCGGCAACAAGACTCCCAATGAGGTGATTGGCTGTTGCAACTTTTGTTGAGCTGTGATTGGTGGAACAGTCGGTAACTCTTCCTCGTATCTCCAGGTCTCTCGCAGGTTTCGGGATTTGATGAGTTTGTTTAGGACGGCGGCGCGCCAGACTGGCTCTGATGAAGAGGCTCTGCCCACTGAGTCGGTAGCAGCCAATGAGGAAGAAGACTGATGTTAACCAATCAGAAGAGCCGTAGGTTCCGCAGCAGAAGAAATTAAGTTTGTTCCCaggacttttattgtgaaggatTCATCAAAGTTCACAGATGTGTTTACTGAACGTcaaaactgtaaatatgaacatttctaaatatttaaagtttttgtaaaaattaagtcttttttttttaataaaactgttttttatcGAAGTGTGGCTGCTGTCCTGAATCAGACCAGTTGAGACCAAAACCGTTTCTGTTCTTGTCAACACACCACGAAACACCTACTacttcaactttattgtccctgAGGACTAAAACACAGACTTAAGatacatgaaacaataaaatacagtaaatataaaattaaagcaaataataaaaactcaCCACACAAgctcaataataatataacagctGATCATCAGCTGATCCAAGAAGTTTCCTTCTGCAGCAAACTCATTTGtcagtttacaaaataaaactgacagtTTAGTTTCATCTAATCctcaaaaaaaatcaatttgttTCTGTGAGACACAGATCATTTCACAGACATAGCGGCTGACGCCACCGGTTGGTTTGTGCAcgactgttttgaagcctcttGTTTGGTATTTGGGCCGAcgccatcttggttttgtggaaccagaagtgaccatgtACAGAGTCTAAGCCCCGCCCCTTcctgtggaccaccatgggacatTAGTTTGGGAAAAATGTACGTTAGTCAACGGCAACTAATGTTtagatcctgtttgaattgtgccttgagtttacacacatgatgtttgtcatgATCACTGACGCTAACAcaactgaagct
This DNA window, taken from Micropterus dolomieu isolate WLL.071019.BEF.003 ecotype Adirondacks unplaced genomic scaffold, ASM2129224v1 contig_13175, whole genome shotgun sequence, encodes the following:
- the LOC123966328 gene encoding GON-4-like protein, which gives rise to MKSLDPLYSQISSTHDNPGDKDLDLKGDDDSPQPDRSVASWEGSFPLMDEKEEEEEELDDEEEDEGEERKNSEKEQSPVVKRSRREEALQPPTTSSKPSSSLITSTSITSSPSVCTSSFTPITSSPSVCTSFTPITSSPPVCTSSFTPITSSPSVCSSSFTPITSSPSVCTSSFKPVTSSTSPTIFSSITSSISPSVCALSSSSAPPRPSPPPDLPVCAKNISLTASGQKVILWTREADRVILTTCQQEGANQNTFQAISTLLGNKTPNEVSRRFRDLMSLFRTAARQTGSDEEALPTESVAANEEED